The Medicago truncatula cultivar Jemalong A17 chromosome 7, MtrunA17r5.0-ANR, whole genome shotgun sequence genome includes the window aaagaagaaaaataggAAGAAATATAATTATAGTGAAATTTACTCAATACTAACTTGATACAAAGACTAAACTCTAACATCTATTTACAGAAATACATAGAATCAATCCTAGATAAATAGgaaaatcagaaaataaataatcataataatgaGTAATATGTAAATTAATCCTAAGAGATAATCTAAAATACGCTAAGATTATACACTGATCCTAAGAAATAATCTAACATGCTCTAatataatatcaaatatattataAGCTGTGTTTTCTTATATTTCTAATTGTTAGTAAGGATACAGGTAGGTAGATAAGGCTAGAATGTTTAAAAGTAATGCCTTAGCTATGCAGACATCTTGCAAGGCTTTTAGTGGAATAAACATAGTACTTTTCTGTTTGCTATTGAATATAAGGATGTTTCTTGCTAGTCACGGCAACCAactgaatttgaaaaaataactgtATTTGCAGGTATGGGAATTGGTACAGTCTTActgtgtttgtttcttttgagtTGCAAATTATATCAACACATAAAGAAAAGGAGAGCAAGTACTCATAAGGAAAAGTTATTCAGGCAAAACGGTGGTTACTTGTTACAAGAGAAGTTATCATCTTATGGAAATGGAGAAATGGCAAAGCTTTTTACGGCAGAAGAGCTGCAAAGAGCAACAGATAACTACAACCGGAGTAGATTTCTTGGTCAAGGTGGCTATGGCACGGTGTACAAAGGAATGTTACCAGATGGAACCATAGTTGCAGTTAAAAAGTCAAAAGAACTAGAAAGGAACCAGATAGAGACTTTTGTCAATGAAGTGGTCATCTTGTCACAGATCAACCACAGGAATATTGTCAAACTCTTAGGCTGTTGTCTTGAAACAGAAACTCCATTACtagtttatgaatttattcccaacGGAACTCTTTCCCAACATATACATATGAAAGACCAAGAGTCCTCCCTTTCATGGGAAAACCGCCTAAGAATTGCATGTGAAGTTGCTGGAGCAGTGGCATATATGCATTTTTCGGCTTCTATTCCAATCTTCCACAGAGACATAAAACCCACAAACATACTACTAGACAGTAACTTTAGTGCCAAGGTATCTGATTTTGGGACATCAAGATCAATACCACTAGATAAGACTCACCTAACCACATTTGTAGGTGGAACTTACGGGTACATAGATCCTGAATATTTCCAGTCCAATCAATTCACTAATAAGAGTGATGTATACAGTTTCGGGGTCGTGCTTGTAGAGCTCATAACCAGTAGAAAGCCTATTTCATTCTATGATGAAGATGACGGTCAGAATTTGATTGCACATTTCATTTCAGTGATGAAGGAGAACCAAGTTTCTCAAATTATAGATGCTAGACTGCAAAAGGAAGCAGGGAAAGACACCATTCTTGCCATTTCAAGTCTTGCAAGGAGATGCTTGAGACTTAATCATAAGAAAAGACCAACAATGAAAGAAGTTTCAGCAGAATTAGAAACACTAAGAAAGGCACAAAGTTCTTTTGAAATCAACCATGATCATGATTCTTCATCAAGTGATGAAGAATCATTTGGGCACGGAATTAATGAATCAACAGACCAAGAGTCCAAAGAGGAAAGCAATTTATTTTCCTTACAAATAGAATCCGCGTCCTTCTGAATCACCGGATTGATACTCCTTTTTTGCTACCCCCAACGTAATTAGTAGTCCTTGACTCTCAAATCCCAATAGTTATCCACACAGGTTAGGCCCTTTAGATCCACTCTAGGACTAATTCTCGAGTTGGCAGTAGGGCATCTAGTTTTTTACACGCAGGGTTGGGCTACCTTATACTTGATTCATTATGTTTTGTGCTTGATTTTCAGCATAGGAATGAAGATGTATCTATACTATAGATGGCTTAGGataaatgacttatattattTAGCTTGTTTAAATCAAAAATTGGACAAACAATTGTTAGTAATTACTCCGCTCTGTTTCATAATAATAGTCACTTCTGCATTTTTTTATCcgtcttaaaataattgtcacctTAGGATACTAATgcaacattttattattttttccactcATATaccattatttattgaatttcactcTACTTGACTATAATTCATAAGGGTATTtaagtaaataatattaattttaccattaaaatcaactaaactaattattttcttaagaatCATGTAAAATTCAAATGTGACAACTAAATTGAGATGGAGGGAGTAGTTGTTGTTAACTTGCTAGGTTAAACCCGAGCCCTTCAACTCCTTCAACCTTTAGCTCAAACGAATTGAGCTATCCAACCTCTTCAAGACTTATATCAGCTTAAAATTGACTGACAACATCTTATAGCAGAAAATTAACATGAGCATGCTGTGTTTTCACCTCATCATGTACACAATAACCAAATTGTGCATTAAATTTCTTTCTCAAATCAAATACTAATAATTTGCAACCCATGAAAATCGAGttgaaattcaatttaaaaCAGAGGAAGATTGCATCCATGGAAGCAAGCAGGGAGAGGAGACAACACGCGAATGCCATACGTGAACAGCAGTGCGTTTGTGGATGATGAAGCTACGcacatttatttattgaatgaattgattgaaTTGTGTGACTTGTGATTGTGAGATAGGTGTTTTCGGGAAAAGGTATTTTGGGATGCAAATCTGAGTCAACTTAATTTAGGTATTTTGCGTTGACTTTAAATTCATTTCTTATTTtcctattttcaaaaaataaattaagtttgatCTTTCTATTTTAAACatctaaatttctttttcttcttctcgaTTTTCGTATTTCATCTCATTTCTTGGTCCTCCGTCGTATCTTTGagtcattttttaaattggatgacaaaaatttcatttttaaaagaaattaaagggATAAAACAACACATTTAAGCATTTAttgttctaatatttttttctttaatcttaaatttaaattgtttaattCCGTTAGATCTTGCATTAGGGGACCGCATGCTAAATGTTGAACAAGAAGACGATGATGATAAATATTATGAAGATTGCACATGAATTTCAAAGCGTGTATGACCACATTAAACTTTAGGTTCAATTTATTTCTACCGGTATTAGAGAACCTACTTTGGAATCCTTGAGGTGATTTGCACATTCATACAAATCTTATCGATCAAAGATAGTTTATAGAATAAAGTTTTCTCAACTAATCTTGTGTGTTACAGAAAAGAAGAAATGATTTAGTATTATTTTCGGCATAATGTTGACTCACAAGAATGTGATTTTGTATCTTTTTCGCGCTTCCAAAAtgtttctatttatagagaatttTATGACCTTTGCTGAAGAGATATGACTCTATGAAAGAGTTTTTACAAAGACAAGATGCAATGGTTGACGCAATAGTGGAAGAAAGTGTTCATTTGCATGTACCAGTGTCATGggttcaaattcaatcaaacaCAACTTTTTGCGCGTTCACACTCTTTAACTAAACATATTTAAcgagtgaatcatcaacttcgtccctgaatttttacGGGTCGGCCAACTTCgtccctcaattatgcgaaatatcaatttaatccctgaatttgttaaatgtcaatcaagttagtccttcAGTTCAAACGGAGCGTTAACGGGGCTGACGTGgccgttaacctctcacatgtcagacgccacgtaggcagggactaatttggccgataaTGACCTAAATTTTCAAGGACTAAGTTGATTGAATTTCAGGAAATTGCTCTTCTTCCCCAACGGCTCTCTTCCTTCTCCAACGactatttcttccccaaatatataaaattggaaccctaattttacaatgtgtaatctacactccaaaatctccaaattttcttccaataattAAGGGTCACGTTcttccccaattttttttaattgaatctgaaaaccaaaatcaaaaaattgcaaaccctaattttttttaattgaatctgaaaatcaaaatctgcAAAATTCATTCAAGCAAAACTGTTGAAATTGAATCTAAAATGATGGGAGGTGGTCATATGGGCAAAAAGAACTATCAAAGTCAagcttcatcttcatcctccaTGTTTAATGGTGATGTGAGAGTGCTTGAATGTTGTGTGGgttgatgaagctgaagaactaggttactttaaaaacaatggaatttGTGCTGCTCATGGAAGAAAGACAAGAATGATGGAGAAGGTTCAGTCCATGCTTAAGGCTAAGGAAAGTGGCAATGACGAGGTTTGGAGGGCAAGGTTGATGGAAAGTGAGCTTAGGGTGATTAAGTTTATGATAGTTATAATTTGCTTGTTTGAGTTTTGCAACATGCTAATGTATATTTCTAAGGTTGTGTAGAGTTGTAATGATTTTAccatgaaaagaggttgaagatgaatgaaatgttgcatatctgttataattttaccatcagattagtccctgaattatttGTGTTACCATCAAATCGATCcctgaattattttaaaaaccataaaaaagtCCCTAAATTATATTAACAGAAATCAAGTTGATCCTTGAGGCATAAATTTGCAGAACAACATAAAAAAGGCAGTAGAGATACCAATCAAAATAGTAATAAGTCATaactaaatgataaaaatataaaaatttggggactattttgatatttcgtTAAATTTGGGGACGAATTTGGCCGACCCctgaaaattcagggacgaaattgatggTTCACTTCTTATTTAACCATTGGGTTACCGAATaagattatattattaaatttatttaaccaTTGCAACtttctaaatatatattttggaaaTTCTCTCACAAATTCTAGTAaactaattttgtttaatttaattaatagattttattttaattgtacaGACTCTTTGATCtttatattatagtttattttatttgtcttcgtgagtttaactcaattggtatggaTAATGTGtaaggttcggggttcgaatcccggccaaaaaaaaaatagtctatCTTATTTGAAATCTATAAAgtattgtcttttttatttatagtgtttttagtcttatgttttgattttcatgaAACAGATGTtcgttgttttttaaaatacacACATGTCAATTCTAAAATTCAAAACGGATTATTAGAATGTAAAAATCATCTCTTTAAAGCTTCTTTTCAGCCTCATTTAATGTTGAATCGAAGAAACCCGTAATTGATACCAATAATTAATCTTTGACCCGTGAGATGCACGAGTCAATCAATAAACACCAATGAGATTATTAGAGATAAAATATCACAATAGAGTTCGTCTTAACTTGTTCTTCCATGGTAAATGCCAATCATGTCTTGATTAAAGATTATGGTTAACTTAATTGATTGTTCATCATGCTGGAAGTTTACGAGAATAACAATAGCAAAGTACCATCTTATATACATtaagatgaaattgattttcatattatttatctttaatgTGTATTTGTGTGAAaaattgtttcctttttttttttttgcggtcCGCTGACATTATACAGTTATGCACTCATGATGGACCACAATTGATACGCTAAAAAATGAGATACTGAGAAATAGCAAACATGAATTGAGTAAGAAACTCAGTGGATGTCGCTCCTATtctaaaaaagataaaaatggcATCTACATATTCACATGGTTTACTCTAAAGTGAATATCAAATCCAAGATATAagcttaaaaacaaattaaacaatacatACTTAGGGGTGTATTGgagtattggattgagatttcaaagaattttaaaagacttttttgttttataaaagtcttgtagtattcaattaagatttttaaggaatgtaaaacattcttgtggtattcaattaggattttcaagattttttaatgagtccaaTGAAATCCAgtggtattcaattgagattttgcataacttaaaaattgtctgCTATTATTCAAAACTCtacggattttaatggattgttgtgagtaatggattttgtgagattgtttagtGTAAAATGTATCTATTAACAATCTCACACCTAACCTTGAGACTTTTTTGTCTCCCACACATAGCCTTGAGATTTTGTAATACTCttccaaattcatttttttatttttttttacgtttcttccaaattcttttCTGTTCTACTGTAACAATGGCAGATTATATATTATCGTCGAAATCATCATGCCTCTAACTTGCACTTTTCTTAACATAACTTTtacgttcattaaaaaaaaagaacgtACTGTATAATCTTGTGGTTAATTTACCATCTacctatatatcaaattattataaaaatcacaactttttgttcattggtattataataatttttctacttgcatttttctacctgtaacatgcatttttcaatcaaattattataatcaataaactaacataattttaggtctatttattttgatatcatatgtccagaatttttaagatcaatcaacctgctagtagtatattatctaatagtctttttttttaagaaatattacactcattgattcaatgttttgttttcgGTTGATTTATAactgtacttttgtttttgagattttttggtCTGTActgtatctttaaatttattgacccttttaaaatctttaaaatccattaaaatcctttaaaatctatatcatgaatccattaaaatcttggaaagaatcttgattgtaaaaagtctttgaaaaaaagttttttaaaatcccacaaaatcaatacaatccaacaaagtcttttaaaatcttcaagattttttctatcaaaatagtcttttaaaatctcaatccaatacacccccttgATTAAAGCCAATCCAGCAAAAGTtacaaatacaaatttgtatccaAAATAGTTAACTCAGCCCTTACATTATTCacacaaaatatgacaaatCATAAATGGAAAATTTCAACTACGAAAGGGTGAACAAAACATTAGATAGCCAAAATGATTTCACTAAAGACATTTTAGAACtcttactttgaatcttcaatcTTGATGCATGACATTTTAGAACTCTTTGGAGTGGATGCATTTTAGATCTTTTTTCCACTAATTTTCTATCAGCAGGAATCCAAGTGCTTCTGATACATAATTTTAGATCTTTTTTCCACTCAAAAGCTTACATTTGATACATAACTTAACTCAAAACTGCAAAACCACACATATTGCCTCTGCTCTTTATTCCTTTGAATCTGAAAAAGACATATACTAACTTCAAATGATGATGTGTACTCCCTGATTTAAAACAAAGGTTAACTGATTTTACTTGACATAGTTTCAATTTGGAATTGGTAAAATGATCTAAAAGTAGTAGTTTTGCATTTCCCTTTTCCCTCAAAGTTTGTAAAGTTCAATGTATTCTTCATTTCCTTCTCTTTCACTCAACTATGGAAAGATTCTACCTCCATCCCAATAAATCACAAAACTCCATCTGAATAAATCTCGAACAAACGTTGTGGGTGCTCCAGTCATTTTTGTTGCTGATACATCTGCAATTACTGATAGAGTTTGATTGTAGGGGAGAATGAGTTTTCCATAATATAACATGATGAAGTTGTAAGGGAGGAAGATCAATTTCTTTTAAGGCATAAATAGTGCAAGAAAATTGTAAAtgatagaaaaacaaattaaaatgattgaaagcaaaacacattgaaaaatcaaaatgaactaaatttgatatttgtttACTTGGAATATATCAGACAAAAATTGGAAACGAAAAAGTCTGAGcagaaaattcaaaaaacaaattaagtaTGTGAACAAAAAACAGAtataaaaaactcaaaatattaGTGTAACTACACATACTTTGGTTGGTTGAAGAGTCCCTTCGGGATTGCACCACagaacccaaaccatccctatGTGGACTCAACCTGATTTATCAAATCAGGAGGTGGGAGATGATTACCTGAAGCCGTATTAGCAGATTCCACAAAACCTTTAATTATCTAATCACAAATCCAATTTGGTTAGATGGATTTAACCAGTCTACTCTAGGTCTTATGTCTCAATAAATCTACACCAAAGCTTGCTCAAGTTCTTAAAAAGGGAAGTGGAACTCATTGTAATTAAGTATATAATGTTAAAGAATGAAACCAAATTTACAAAACCTTTCCAAAGTTACCAAATTAGCAGATGTATCAATAcagaataaaattttgcaagagAAACAAAAACACTTAATATTCATACCTATAAATCAGATGTTTAAATATATTACTGTAACTTTAGACCTTTTTTTGCTTACTTATAACCACTATAAtggttgaagaaaataaaaaattatcttaaaaaaccattttcatcCAAAGTCATGTAACATATAGCAACAAACAACTATTAGAACAAAATAAAGGCAAAAGAGCTGATTGGTTGACATGTTTGGTGAAACATGTCAATTGTAATTGATTGACtttaaacatgatttttatatttaaatttattgtttaatttttttttttacgtggaAACAATAACTCTAATTGAACTCATTTtgaactaaaattaattttacatgatcaattcaaaataaaattgtcaccaaaaaattaatcattcacTTTAGTCTACTATGCAGCAGCCGTAGAGGATTTGAATGCATAACCCAAGCATCTTTGAAAAAATGAGTATAATCTTctcttaataaataaataatagctAGATAATGACATAAGTGACAACAAACTTAGAAATTCCGTTTAGAATACTTGCGTCACATCaagataaattagaaaaaaGATAAGCACGTTATTCTATCCCCCTAGTTACAGCTCATAAAGGAATCTTTAACTTCAAATGTGTTATGGAGGAAAGTCATTATTTCAAAGCTGACCAATAAGCTAGTGACAATTCAAGACAAAATCTTGAGTGATATAGACTTGAGTTTGGAacaaataattgattatttataTCTTATGATTTGGTATGCTGAATATTCAGCCAAAAGGATATGGTTTGACCAAAACAATTCAACATTTGAATGACAAGGTGTTTAGTAACAAAAAAACTTTGCTACATAGTGTGTCACATTCTTGACTTGTAGAGGGATAAATATGACTTAGCTAACATGTTAAAGTTGTTGCAACTTTGACTAATACAAATCCTTATAATCGTCAATGAATCAAGGGTGATATAAACATGAGGGTAATAATATGAATGAATACCTTGGATCTTAAACTACACCTCAAAATTGAAGTGCAACTCATCAAACTCATGAAGTTTCTTTATCTTTACATTCTCTTATGTATGTTACCTTACTCAATCAACTGCCAACAGATATTACTTAACACCACTGTCACTGATTGCTCAGGCACCCCTTCAGCACCAAAAGGATACCTATGCAATAGTCCTCAAAACTCATGCAATTCATTCTTAACTTTCAGGTCAAAACCTTCTTATGACAACCCTACAAGTATTGCTTACCTTCTTGGCTCAGAAGCATCGACCATAGCctcaatcaacaacatctcaagaAATGAAAAACTTCCAACCAATAAAACAATCATTGTCCCTATCTTGTGCTCATGTTCTGGAAATATCTACCAACATAACACTCCTTACACTGTCCAAAAAGGTGATACATACTTTCACTTGGTAAATGAAACTTACCAAAGCCTCACAACATGTCAAGCTTTGAAGGGTCAGAATTATTATGCTTCTGAAAACATTGCAATTGGTGCCGAGGTAACAGTTCCAGTACTTTGTGCTTGTCCTACAACAACACAGATGGCGAAAGGGATCACTTCCTTGCTGGTTTACATAGTGAACTATGGTGAAACTGTTAAGTCTATAGGAGAGGCTTATGGTGTTGATGAACAAAGCATATTAGAGGCAAATGAGTTGCAACCAAGTGAAAACAGAAGTGTGATTCTCTTTGCGTTGACACCGATATTACTTCCTCTTAGAGGCAAGAGCTGCAAAGAGGATCCTGATAGTTTCTACTGTACTTGTTCTCAGGGAAGGCTAGCAGATGGAAGTTGTAATGAATCCCATGGTCAAAAGTTTCCTGCCAAGTTGGTTGCTGCATTAGGTAATATtggactaaaatacccttatttAATTTCTAGTATTTGTAATTAATTGTAACAGAAATGTCTAAGTTCTTTGTCACAACTAAGGGTATAGCTGAAAAATCACTCACTAGACATTGGATTTCTAAGGTATCAATAGTTTTGAAACAAAAGGAAGTGATAGATTAGAAAACAAATTGAGTTGTGAATTAATGctagttttttttaatccttttttGGCCCCTAGAGAGAAATAGACTAAACATGTAATAGGACTAACATCCTCACCAGCCCCTTCCTCCTCTCAAGACTTTGGCGAACTTTCAGCCAAAAGATATTTAATTTAACGACCAAGAGTACTTACTCCCAGTCATTGCATCAAATCAACGACAGATTTCGCTGGTGAGGCAAGATGGACTGCAAGTAAAAATGGAGATGTTTGTTACTAGTTCCATGTCAGTAGTCCTTGCTTCTCCcttcaattttgaaaatgtcTTTATGTATTTGCAGGTGTTGGTATTGGTGCAGGCTTTCTGGTATTGTTTCTGCTTAGTTACAGGTTATATCaatacataaagaaaaagagagcGAGTATTCGTAAGGAAAAGTTATTCAGGCAAAACGGTGGTTACTTGTTACAAGAGAAGTTATCATCATATGGAAATGGAGAAATGGCAAAGCTTTTTACAGCAGAGGAGCTCCAAAGAGCAACAGATGACTACAACCAAAGTAGGTTTCTTGGTCAAGGCGGCTATGGCACAGTGTACAAAGGAATGCTACCAGATGGAACCATAGTCGCAGTTAAAAAGTCAAAACACCTTGACAGAAACCAAATAGAAACGTTTGTCAACGAAGTAGTCATCTTATCTCAGATCAACCACAGGAACATTGTCAAACTTTTAGGTTGTTGTCTTGAGACAGAAACTCCATTACTTGTCTATGAATACATTCACAGCGGAACTCTTTCCCAACATATCCATGGGAAAGACCGTGATTCATCCCTTTCATGGGAAAGTCGCCTTAGAATTGCATGTGAGGTTGCCGGAGCAGTGACATATATGCATTTCTCAGCTTCTATTCCAATCTTCCATAGAGACATAAAACCAAGTAACATACTCCTAGACAATAACTATAGTGCCAAAGTGTCTGATTTTGGAACATCTAGATCAATCCCATTAGATAAGACTCATTTAACCACAGCAGTAGGAGGTACTTTTGGGTACATGGATCCTGAATATTTTCAGTCAAGTCAATTTACAGATAAGAGTGATGTATATAGTTTCGGCGTGGTGCTTGTTGAGCTTATAACCGGTAGAAAGCCAATAacattcaatgatgaagatgaggGTCAGAATATGACGGCACATTTCATTTCAGTGATGAAGGAAAACCAACTTCCTCAAATTTTAGATAACGCATTGGTTAATGAAGCAAGGAAAGATGACATTCTAGCTATTGCAAATCTTGCAATGAGATGTTTGAGACTTAATGGTAAGAAAAGACCAACAATGAAAGAGGTTTCAATGGAATTAGAAGCACTAAGAAAGGTACAGAGTTCCTTACATATCAAAGATGATCAAGAATCACCAAGTGATGAACAATCACTTAGGCATACAACTAATGATACATTTCATGAGTCTACAGTGGAAAGCTTTTCGCTATCCTCGCAAATGGAGTCCACATACTTCTAAAATGCCAGATTGATACatattattgatttattatgCTTTCTTCTACATTTTCAACTTATGGACTAAGGTATATCCTGGAGATGGCTGAGGATACacatgacaatttttttaattccttaatcaacaatcaacaacatcTGAACTCTGAAGAGATACCAAACTTCGTTCTAATAAAATAATCGTTGTCCCTATCTGTTGTTCATATTCAGGAAATATCTACCAACATAACACCCCCTACACTGTCAAAAAAAGGTGATTCCTATTATCACTTGGTAAATGGTACTTACCAAAGAAAGCCTCACGCCATGTCAGGCTACGAAGGGTCAGAATTACTATGCTTCTGTGAAAACATTTCAATTGATGTTGAGCTCACATTTGATCAAGGAGACAGGTCAAGCTGAGGTTGGTTCCCTCCACTTTTCTTCATGCCATTGCACAGAACATTTTGAACAGCttctttcgcagagggttgggACTCCTTAAGTTCTTGGTCAGCAGTTGTGGAAGCAGGATAGAGATATCTAGAATCACCATTGATAGAGATTCCTGGGTAATTCTTATCAAGATTCAAGATTGTGTATCAGAGAACTCTGGCTTGGAACTTTTGTTCCAGCCATTTGAGTGTCCGTTTTCACTATGTTATCCCCGTGAAGCAGTTTCTCACCCACATGTGTCAAACAATTAGAATGAATACATTCATATGTAATTATTTTCACTACCAACTAATATATGATTTTCGATTagatttataacatgtaaaaacCCAGTCTGTtggttttgatgcaaatataccAGGTTTCAGAAACTACACTT containing:
- the LOC11418994 gene encoding wall-associated receptor kinase-like 1, encoding MELYNYILHFTVLFLCMFSQLFNCQQVYLNNTVFDCTNPSTVPKGYLCNGLKKSCTSFLVFKSKPLYDNPTKIAYLLRSEASAIASINKIPLNEKIPSNKSIIVPVFCSCDGNIYQHSTSYSVKQNDTYYELVKETYQGLTTCQALMGQNYYAPVSIQLDAELTVPILCACPTANLTAKGVTSLLVHMVNYGETVKSIGEAYGVDEHSMREANELSGLQSANSSVILFASTPILVPLRRKNCKENSDRFYCKCSEALHGDESSKGIYCDESPRRKVPAKLVAASGMGIGTVLLCLFLLSCKLYQHIKKRRASTHKEKLFRQNGGYLLQEKLSSYGNGEMAKLFTAEELQRATDNYNRSRFLGQGGYGTVYKGMLPDGTIVAVKKSKELERNQIETFVNEVVILSQINHRNIVKLLGCCLETETPLLVYEFIPNGTLSQHIHMKDQESSLSWENRLRIACEVAGAVAYMHFSASIPIFHRDIKPTNILLDSNFSAKVSDFGTSRSIPLDKTHLTTFVGGTYGYIDPEYFQSNQFTNKSDVYSFGVVLVELITSRKPISFYDEDDGQNLIAHFISVMKENQVSQIIDARLQKEAGKDTILAISSLARRCLRLNHKKRPTMKEVSAELETLRKAQSSFEINHDHDSSSSDEESFGHGINESTDQESKEESNLFSLQIESASF
- the LOC11406711 gene encoding wall-associated receptor kinase-like 2, producing the protein MNTLDLKLHLKIEVQLIKLMKFLYLYILLCMLPYSINCQQILLNTTVTDCSGTPSAPKGYLCNSPQNSCNSFLTFRSKPSYDNPTSIAYLLGSEASTIASINNISRNEKLPTNKTIIVPILCSCSGNIYQHNTPYTVQKGDTYFHLVNETYQSLTTCQALKGQNYYASENIAIGAEVTVPVLCACPTTTQMAKGITSLLVYIVNYGETVKSIGEAYGVDEQSILEANELQPSENRSVILFALTPILLPLRGKSCKEDPDSFYCTCSQGRLADGSCNESHGQKFPAKLVAALGVGIGAGFLVLFLLSYRLYQYIKKKRASIRKEKLFRQNGGYLLQEKLSSYGNGEMAKLFTAEELQRATDDYNQSRFLGQGGYGTVYKGMLPDGTIVAVKKSKHLDRNQIETFVNEVVILSQINHRNIVKLLGCCLETETPLLVYEYIHSGTLSQHIHGKDRDSSLSWESRLRIACEVAGAVTYMHFSASIPIFHRDIKPSNILLDNNYSAKVSDFGTSRSIPLDKTHLTTAVGGTFGYMDPEYFQSSQFTDKSDVYSFGVVLVELITGRKPITFNDEDEGQNMTAHFISVMKENQLPQILDNALVNEARKDDILAIANLAMRCLRLNGKKRPTMKEVSMELEALRKVQSSLHIKDDQESPSDEQSLRHTTNDTFHESTVESFSLSSQMESTYF